Proteins encoded together in one Impatiens glandulifera chromosome 1, dImpGla2.1, whole genome shotgun sequence window:
- the LOC124921570 gene encoding UDP-galactose/UDP-glucose transporter 2-like yields MKNEEQARSLFGISLTDKPVWKQFLICSSGFFFGYLVNGVCEEYVYNRLHFSYGWYFTFVQGWVYVVLIYLQGFTTKQMVNPWKMYVKLSAVLMGSHGLTKGSLAFLNYPAQLMFKSTKVLPVMIMGAFIPGLRRKYPPHEYISAVLLVIGLILFTLADAQTSPNFSIIGVVMVSGALIMDSFLGNFQEAIFTMNPETTQMEMLFCSTIVGMPFLIPPMILTGELFKAWNSCYQHPYVYGVLVFEAMATFIGQVSVLSLIAIFGAATTAMVTTARKAVTLLLSYIIFTKPLTEQHGTGLILIAMGIVLKLLPENKTSSRRASPSARPLARIENKVEREEEEEDEEKRALV; encoded by the exons ATGAAGAACGAAGAACAAGCTCGATCCCTCTTTGGAATCTCTCTCACTGATAAACCCGTTTGGAAGCAATTTCTCATCTGTTCTTCTGGATTCTTCTTTGGTTATCTTGTTAATGGCGTCTGCGAG GAATATGTATACAACAGGTTACATTTCAG CTATGGATGGTATTTCACATTTGTTCAAGGATGGGTTTATGTTGTATTGATCTATCTACAAGGCTTCACTACAAAGCAAATGGTGAATCCATGGAAGATGTATGTGAAGCTTTCTGCTGTTCTTATGGGTTCACATGGTCTTACTAAAGGATCTTTGGCTTTTCTGAATTACCCTGCTCAACTCATGTTCAAATCTACCAAG GTTCTACCGGTTATGATTATGGGTGCATTCATTCCTGGTTTACGAAGGAAATACCCGCCTCATGAATACATCTCAGCTGTACTCTTGGTTATCGGTTTGATCCTTTTCACTTTAGCTGATGCACAAACTTCGCCTAATTTTAGCATAATTGGTGTTGTTATGGTTTCTGGTGCTCTAATTATGGATTCCTTCCTTGGTAATTTTCAAGAAGCCATTTTTACCATGAACCCCGAAACAACACAG ATGGAGATGCTCTTTTGCTCGACTATAGTCGGAATGCCATTCTTGATCCCACCCATGATTCTTACGGGAGAATTATTTAAAGCTTGGAATTCATGTTATCAG CATCCTTATGTATACGGGGTGTTGGTGTTTGAAGCAATGGCTACGTTTATTGGTCAAGTTTCCGTCCTTTCACTTATCGCGATTTTTGGCGCTGCAACCACTGCCATG GTGACCACTGCAAGGAAGGCGGTTACATTGCTACTTTCGTATATAATATTTACGAAACCATTAACAGAGCAACATGGAACGGGGCTTATACTTATAGCAATGGGGATAGTACTCAAGCTTTTACCGGAAAACAAGACATCATCAAGAAGAGCTTCTCCTTCGGCACGGCCATTGGCGAGAATTGAGAACAAAGTTGAAAgagaggaggaggaagaagatgaagagaagaGGGCCttagtttga
- the LOC124922488 gene encoding uncharacterized protein LOC124922488 encodes MTKSNGTAGAGAGNTIRDSLLWRKGDEESGKIIIQKEERPKEPWNGAFAKSIVYAGLDAILTTFALISSITAGKLSSVDVLVLGVANLVADGISMGFGDFVSSSTEMDMEREERRVAEWDVTYNFALQKDQLLHSYISRDMDAADADTVVNIFSKYKDIFIEEKMGAMKWILPDDKARKPWKNGMVTFSAFIVFGSAPLLSFIVLLPFNQEKSESMKFIGAAIMSAMALALLGASKAWIAGRGYVGSVFVTLLNGVVAASAAYTIGWLLHHVAGLND; translated from the exons ATGACCAAATCCAATGGTAccgccggcgccggcgccggaAACACCATCCGCGATTCACTACTTTGGCGAAAAGGAGACGAAGAATCTGGAAAGATCATTATACAAAAAGAAGAGAGACCAAAGGAACCATGGAATGGTGCATTCGCTAAAAGCATTGTTTATGCTGGTCTTGATGCTATTCTCACTACCTTTGCTCTCATCTCTTCCATCACCGCCGGCAAACTCTCCTCCG tggatGTGCTGGTGCTGGGGGTGGCGAATCTGGTGGCGGATGGAATATCAATGGGGTTTGGAGATTTCGTATCGAGTAGCACAGAAATGGATATGGAAAGGGAAGAAAGAAGAGTGGCTGAATGGGATGTTACTTATAATTTCGCCCTTCAAAAAGATCAGCTCCTCCATTCTTACATCTCTAGAGACATGGACGCAGCCGATGCCGACACC GTGGTGAATATATTTTCAAAGTACAAGGATATTTTCATAGAAGAAAAAATGGGTGCTATGAAATGGATATTACCGGATGATAAGGCAAGGAAGCCATGGAAGAATGGGATGGTTACTTTTAGTGCTTTTATTGTGTTTGGGAGTGCAcctcttctttcttttattgtaCTTCTTCCGTTTAATCAAGAGAAGAGTGAGTCTATGAAGTTTATCGGTGCTGCTATTATGTCGGCTATGGCACTAGCCTTATTGGGTGCATCGAAAGCTTGGATTGCGGGCAGGGGTTATGTGGGTTCGGTCTTTGTTACGTTGCTAAATGGTGTAGTAGCGGCTAGTGCGGCTTATACAATTGGATGGTTGCTTCACCATGTTGCAGGGTTGAATGATTGA